The following is a genomic window from Penaeus chinensis breed Huanghai No. 1 chromosome 7, ASM1920278v2, whole genome shotgun sequence.
tatggtatatatatgatatatatgtgatatttgtgtttatatgtatgatatatatatgatatatatgtatatatataaatatatatacatatatatatatatatgatgtatgtttatatatacttatatatatatatatatgatgtatgtttatatatacttatatatatatgatatatatgatacatatatatatatatatatatataaacacacaagcacacacgcatatgtatatatatatatatatatatatatatatatgtgtgtttgtatgtgtgtgtgtgtgtttctgtgtgtgtgtgtgtttgtgtgtgtgtgtgtgtgtgtttgtgtgtgtgtatttatttgtttattcacacacacacacacagacacacacacacacacacacacacacacacacatatatatatatatatatatatatatatatatatatatatatatatgtgtgtgtgtgtgtgtgtgtgtgtgtgtctgtgtgtatgtgtgtgtgtgtatgtgtgtgtgtatttatttgtttatttacacatacacacacagacacacacacacatatatatatatacacacaaatatacatatatgtatttatatttatacatatatgaatatatatacatatatatgtatatacatgtatatatacatgtatatacatatatacgtacatgtatacatatatatatatatatatatatatacatatacatacatatatgtttacatatatatgtatatatatccatatatgttcacatatatatgtatatatgcacatataaatacatgtacgtttaaatgtacgttatatatatatatatatatatatatatatatatatatatatatgcacacacacacacacacatatatatgtatatatgtatgtatatatatttatatacatatatttacatatatatactcatatatatgtatatatatatatatatatatatatatatatttatgtatgtatacatatgtacacacacatatgcacatatatgtgtatatgttagtgtgtgattgtgtgcatacacatacatgtatatattcagttatgtacaaacatcacacacccatatatatatatatatatatatatatatatatatatatatatatgtgtgtgtgtgtgtgtgtgtgtgtgtgtgtgtagatgtgtgtgttggtatgtgtgtgtatgtatgtatgtataatgtaaatatataattgaacATGAATGGTAGCATACTTTTTTCCTTCTGGAGATTGGTAACTAGGTAGAAATAGTGAGGTGCGACACGTTACTGATATAAAAGATCGCTGTCTAAGTGGCAAGGGCATGTCCCTTCCTAGAAGAGTGAAAAAACCGTCGAAGCAAGTTTTAACTTTATTGATGTTGTGAAGTGAAATAGATCATTTCGTATTCGAGAAACATGGAGATCAATATTGTATGTggtcacctctttctctctctctctcactgtatagaTTTTGAGATTTACGTTATATGCATTATCACTCTAACGCCAGTTAGCTCTTCACTGGAAGTGAAGAGCACAGTGTATCCACAAATGTTCTTACGAATCATATAGAAAATGTAACATGGTGCAGACAGGGAAAACTATAATGTTCTCAATAGGCGGTTACTAAGGCAGGTAAAGCTAACGTTAGAGTAGCGATTCTTAACCTCGGTGAGTAGCACTCGAAAGGTCTTTCCTTAGGTcataccgtaaaaaaaaaaaaaaaaaaaaaaaaaaaaaaaaaaaaataggttgtcatgaaaatattttcatttaagAATTCCCAGACTGGGAGAGTTACGAAAGTATTAGCCAGTTCTATTCTATAAAGCAGTTATCATTCATCAGTGACCCGATCAGCTCGCTTAACAATAGATAAGAATAGGAAAGAGCACGGTTACAGTAAAAAGCGGCTAGAAGCATgctagattttcttttttctttttgatagggACTAATTTATCGTAAAGTGTTTatccattatatttttatttagtgGCTACAATTTACTCaggtcattattatcggtatgtAAAAGAGAATAACGGACGGATACAAGAATTAAATACTATATAACATGGCAAATGGAATACCATATAAGGATTATTACactttagaaaataaaaatgggaaaatacTTCAGATATCTGTTGGTGATAAGAAATCTTTGTTCTTAATCGTGGTCATATAACTTAGAAATCCATGTCAGACGTAATCCAAAAGGACTGCTATTGAAAACAGATTTTGTTGAGTTCATAGGAAATCTTTAATGGCAATATGGGAAAAACAAACtcaaacgtgtatgtgtgtgtgattacatactaaacacatacgcacacacacacacacacacacacacatatatatatatatgcatacatgtatatatatgtatatatatatatttttttgtatatatatgtatgttatatatatatatatatatatatatatatatatatatacatacacacacgtgtgtgtgtgtgtgcgtgtgtgtgtgtgcgtatgtgtgtgtgcgtgtgtgtggatgtgtgttctcgtgttgatatatttatacatacacatatgtatgtgtgtatgtccgcgTGTGTGTTAATGCGTGTATTCAGAATAATAGTGTtcaaataaaaatgcatataatacataaatcCTTTATCAAAACAGCGTTCCGTACtgatacattcatatttacacagtctatatatttactaatatcgCAACTAACACTTTTTATCCATAGGTAGGGGCAGGTGTGTAAGCGCGCGGCTGGGATGGGTATTGGGCCTGACCCTCGTAGTTGACCTCAGCCAAGAAACCGGAGTCTCCTTCTACGTTGTAGTTGACCGTCTGCAGGCGACCGTCAGGAAGGCGGACGTagtaggaaccctgagtgaaGTCTCCATCACGAGATtcctggtggccgaagtcgttgccagAGGGTGGATCGTTGacggcgtagttgaagtcgtacttggctggTCCGAAATCAGGACCAGGAGCCCCGTAGCCGTAGCTTTGAGGACTGGCGATGACAGCAGCAACAAGGGCGAGAAGAGCGAGTACCTGGAGTATTGCAGAATGTATGTTTCTTAAATCTGCACGATGGTGAATTAACAATTTGGTATTTCCCAGGAAAAAAATAGAACTCTTACCTTTAATGTCATTTTGCTTGAATCCTGTGATTTGACTGAGGAAAGGAGCAAGGCTTCTTACTTTTATACAGCGAGCGAAGGCAAAACTCCTCCCTCAAGATGACGTCGGGTCAAGACAGGTCTCGACTCCTTTGTGTAATCCTGAGACTGTGGCAGCATTTTCCTCTCTAAAACATGGATCAAACGGGAAATGAGAGTGATGGCTACATGTTTTGTATTTGGATCTATAAGTGATATTTATAATTCAGACATTGGATAAATAAGTTTAAATATTAATCCTCGTCAGTGAGTCCAGAAAATTATGAATGCAATTAGAATTTTTACAGATAACTGTAGTCTTCGGCAGAAAAGTATGCTTATTGACTAGAATCTTATGCTATCTCATGTctttaaaaatgacaaaaataaaaacaaaaaaaacacggataTCTTTCTACTGCAAGATAATCGCATATTTAGTTTTGTACGTGTGCATTCTCTGCAAATTTGCGATTCTATACAGAAAATCTATAATTAATTATCTCTTAACGTTATCCCCTTTTTCATAGCATactagcacacacgcacacacacacacaaaagaaaacacgaatatcTTTCCACTGCAAGATAATCAcatgttttgtatgtgtgcattgtCTGCATATTTGCAGTTCTGTACTgaaaatctataataataataaatatttcttaACGTTATCCCTTTTTTCAtggcatacacgtatacattttaAACAAATCTGCATACTTCACTGaaaattgatcattattatccatatctttattgtaaatatgtataacagTTAATTGTAAATTCCCTTTAATTTCTTAACCTTAACTTATTATTTCATAGCATATTAACATTACACTCACTATATACAGATGTTGACACACCTACACTCGCACgtacacgcgtacgcacacacacacaagcacatatacttTCTGAATAggattaattacaataataatctaaTATGCGTCTTACAACATACCTTACTTACAAGGCAGTTATCCTAAGATGATTGTGccttcgataataatgataaaatgtctaGTCTGTGTAAACTAGGTACCCCATTTAACCAT
Proteins encoded in this region:
- the LOC125026836 gene encoding pro-resilin-like, with amino-acid sequence MTLKVLALLALVAAVIASPQSYGYGAPGPDFGPAKYDFNYAVNDPPSGNDFGHQESRDGDFTQGSYYVRLPDGRLQTVNYNVEGDSGFLAEVNYEGQAQYPSQPRAYTPAPTYG